GCCGTTCAGTAATCTTGATACGGCTCCGCGCATTGAGTAATCGCTGGCTATAAACCACAATCTGAGCGCCCGATATTGGCCCCTCCAGAATCTGCACGTAACCATCGAGGCTGCTTGCACCAATTTTAACGGCAGAGAATTGTATCTCGTCATCTTTGACGAGCCACACGCCAATACGGCCATTCACCTGTTGTAAACTTGCATTGGGAACAACAGGCGTTGCAGTCAAAGGTGGCAGTGACACGGTAACCTCAGTAAGTTCACCGATGGGGGGCAGAACTGCCGGCAATACGTCAAAGGTCACTTTGGCCAGAATTTCTTCGGTAACAGCATCTGCCATTGGCTCAACACGATAAACCAGGCCTTTAAATTCACGCTGACTACGTGAACGCAGTTTTATTTGTGCAGGTAATTTTGCACTCAAACCGGAGGCAAGCCGCTGATCAAAACGTACATTAACCCATAAGCTCAAAGGATCGATCATTTCTACTACAGCCTGTCCTGTCACTACCGTTGAGCCTGCTTCTACATTACGTCGCGTTATGACACCGTCTACCGGTGCCACAAGGCGCAAGTTTTTACGTTGACTGACTAGGCCATCAAGATCAGCCTGGGTGCGCGCCAATTCCTGTTCAGATGAACTATGGTCAGCACGGGCAACGGCAAGTGCTGCGCTTGCTATCTGTAATTCCTGCTGCTTTGCCTCATACACCTCATTACTTACCGATTTGATATGCAGGAGCTTTTCATAGCGTGTCGCCTGTGACTCTGCAAAAGCGAATCTTGATGATGCCTCTTGCACCCGGGCCATGGCTGCAAGCAGCGTTGCCTGTGAGCGTTTCAGCGCTGATTCCTGCCCACCAATTCGATCATCAAGGTCGATGGGATCCATCTCGGCCAGTATTTCACCCGCCCGAACCTTATCGCCAACTTGAACATTGACCTGCTTTACGCGTCCAGCTGTGATTGGACCAATATTATATAAATAACGAACCTCGGTTTTACCAATGCCAAACAGCGCTGGTGAAATAGACCGATTTTCGATGGTTGTAGTGGTAACCAATACTGGCGCCAGTGGCCCGGATATCATGCCAACATAAACAAACAGAATGAGCATAGGAACAATCACTGCCAGGAGAAGCATCGTACGTCGATTCATTATCTTTAACATCATCGTTTACTCACAATGCCACGGCAATATATTCTGAAAACACCAGCAGCATTCTCACGCATGTTTTCCATACTTTCAGTTATCAGTGACTGCATGATAAGGCCTTGAATGATGCCAATAAACATGATTGCAGCAGATTTACTATCAAGCGTTTCATCCAACTTCCCCTGCTCTTTACCCTGTTCAATGATGGCTTCAATTATTTTTCCATAATTTTCGATCAGCGCCCTTGCCATTTTTTTGGCCGGCGTTACTTTAGATCGCTGCAGCTCTCCAAACAACATCCTTGGAACGCCTGGATGGCTTGCCACAAAATCAATATGCGTAATAAAAACCGCCTCTAATGCCTCAAGCGGAGAATCGGCCTCTTTGGTCGCCTTATCCACTCTGGACAGCAGCCGTTCAGCGACCCATTCAATGACACCTTTTAAAATAGCTTCTTTATTGGGAAAGTGTTTAAACAACGCGCCCTGACTCAAGCCCATTCGATTGGATATCGCTGTCGTGGTTATCTCTTCAGGATTTTGCTCAGAAGCCAGGTCAATAACAGTTTCTATTGCATCTGCCCGTCGTTGTTCACCCGACATATGTTTCGTGCTGGAAGACATTGCATACCTCAGACGTAAGTAATAGCTAACTTACATGTTGAGCGTTCTGTATTTTGTTGTCAACATTTTTTATTATGGACGAGGAATTAGCTGCCAAATGAGCGAGTTAACGGGTGTTACCAAGGGATTATGAGCAGCACGAACTATTTGATGGCTGCGTTGCAAGCTGAAGAATGGTCACGATTTTCTTCAGAGGTACTGTGCATTGTTTTCTGCATCCGAACCTGGGGGCATCATGTTTATTTATTCTTTAACGCACTCAAATTGTTATGGGAAATACTCACTGAACCATTTTCAAACCTTGTCACATTTTTCCTTCATACATAAAAAAGACCTCGCTATGCGAGGCCTCTTTCGTAGCCATCAAGTATGACTTAACTTGCTTTACGTCTTGCGAATCCAACCAAGCCTAATAGACCTGATCCAAATAGCCATACTGCTGCAGGAGCGGGCACGCTACTCACTAATGCGTTGTCTTGTACCGTATTGTTAAAGGCGACACTATAAAATATCATACTGCCTTGCCCTGTTCCGGTGCTACCACTACTATCACCAATGATCAATGCAGGACTACTCAAGCTCAATTCATACGCCAGACCGGAATAAACTACAGCGCCATCAATACGGTAAGATACTAGCCCATTTTTCATTAAAAACTCGTAGCTATGAGGCAATGTTAAATCAAGTGGAATAAATGTTGAATCAGCATCAAGTGATGTCGCTCCAGCATGAGCCACACTTACACCCGCATTCCCCGTTAGTCCATAGCAACTAAATTGATTACCATCACAACCTGTTTCTGCAAAATTAAATGCCGCGTAATGATTTTTGTCATAAAAATATGCAGACCAGTCTGTTGCATTACTGGAAAAAGAAGCATCGAAGGATAAATAGTTTCCATCACTACTTGAACCCGGTGTCCATGAAGGTAAATTCTGACCAGCAAGCCAACCAAACCAGACACCTTTGTATGGTGCGGTCGTAAGTGTAGATGATATACCTGAGCCATTTACAACCATTGATGTACCAGAAAATGTGACATCTGACCAATCAGGTGTTCCAGTATGAGGCAAGCTTGAAACGATTGAGGCATTCACACTGGTTGACAAAATCAATGTAATAGCAAGTGATACTAGTCTTAAAAAATTCATTTCAATATTATCCTTTGAGTCATTGTTATTATCTATAACGACTCATCATTAAGGGGGCCGCATACGATAGCTTGCTACGAGGTATAAACCAATCAGTTCAACTATCCCTATATATAATACAGCAAAAATCATTCCACTTAAATTGATTCAAACAAAATCAATAAGTTATATCTACAAGCACTACTAACCACCCCACCAATGTGTAAAGTTTCACAAACAATAATCGGGGTGCTTTACAGTTTCCCACAAAAAAGCCTCACACAATCACTCATGCGAGACCTCTTTCATAGTCATTGTGTATGACTTAACTGGCTTTGCGTCTTGCGAAACCAACCAGACCAATTAAGCCTGAGCCGAAGAGCCATACCGCTGCAGGCACTGGAACTGCTGAAACCACACTCAGACGTACAATATCAGTAGTTCCTCCATCAATATCATAAAGGTAACTGATATCCCAACCAAGGCCACCGCCCAGTATTGCCAGATCCAGGGTATCAAAGGTACCGACAATCGTCTCGGCCATCAAGATATCAAAACTGTTGCCTTCAACGGGTTCAAACAAACCATCGCCCAGATCATATAAACTAGCCGTTAATATGCCGGCTAAAGTAACATTGCCCGTGATATCGAGCACATCATATTCGGTACCGGCAACCAAACCACCCAACTCAAACGTCAGTGTGCTACTAACATCTAAAACACTAAAATCACCATCGATATTTAAAATGCCAGGAGAATTGCCAGGACCAACTGATGCACCGTTAGTAATGAAAATATCACCTGTAACCGTACCGGTACCGTTTAATTGGCCGCCATCAACTGAAATAGTAGGAGCATTAAGATTACCGTTAGTTAAATTTACTGCGCCAGTGCCCCATATCTTCAGGGTGTTAGCCACCTCGACAGTTCCGTTATCTAATACGTTGACTTCGCCAGTACCTCTTGCCTCAGTGCTTGTGCCTCCTACAAAAAGCTTAGCTGTGTTCGTCCATTTAGAACCGGTACCCGTCACCGTTGCGGCACCTGTACCATTAAACCCATTAGCTAGAAAAACATTTGCGTTACTAACAGTACCGCCATTTTTAATATTTAGTGTACCGGAGCCTTCTCGTCCAATAGCAAGGTTGCCGCTATTGTTCCAACTTGAACCCACGCCATCTACCGTTAGGGTACCATTACCCGTATTGGCATATCCCAGACGACCCTTCGCAGTGCTAATGGAACCGCCATCTTTAATGGTCAGCTGCCCGGTACCACTATGGCCAACATAAACATAACTTCCAGCACTCCATGCCTCACTGGTACCCGTGTCATCTACTGTAATACTACCTTCAACAAGGTCGACTGACCCGTTTTGTCCTACAGTCAATTTCGCACCCGCTTCGACTGTACCACCGCTAGTCACACTGAGAGAACCTGTTCCCAATTCACCAATCGACAAGCTATCACTGTTTGTCCAACTGGAACCGGTACCTGTCACTGTTGCGGTGCCATTACTATTACTATAGAGTCCCAGAGAACCAACTGTATTACTGACCGAACC
The sequence above is a segment of the Gammaproteobacteria bacterium genome. Coding sequences within it:
- a CDS encoding efflux RND transporter periplasmic adaptor subunit, giving the protein MLKIMNRRTMLLLAVIVPMLILFVYVGMISGPLAPVLVTTTTIENRSISPALFGIGKTEVRYLYNIGPITAGRVKQVNVQVGDKVRAGEILAEMDPIDLDDRIGGQESALKRSQATLLAAMARVQEASSRFAFAESQATRYEKLLHIKSVSNEVYEAKQQELQIASAALAVARADHSSSEQELARTQADLDGLVSQRKNLRLVAPVDGVITRRNVEAGSTVVTGQAVVEMIDPLSLWVNVRFDQRLASGLSAKLPAQIKLRSRSQREFKGLVYRVEPMADAVTEEILAKVTFDVLPAVLPPIGELTEVTVSLPPLTATPVVPNASLQQVNGRIGVWLVKDDEIQFSAVKIGASSLDGYVQILEGPISGAQIVVYSQRLLNARSRIKITERLTEDRSS
- a CDS encoding TetR/AcrR family transcriptional regulator, with translation MSSSTKHMSGEQRRADAIETVIDLASEQNPEEITTTAISNRMGLSQGALFKHFPNKEAILKGVIEWVAERLLSRVDKATKEADSPLEALEAVFITHIDFVASHPGVPRMLFGELQRSKVTPAKKMARALIENYGKIIEAIIEQGKEQGKLDETLDSKSAAIMFIGIIQGLIMQSLITESMENMRENAAGVFRIYCRGIVSKR